The Oncorhynchus mykiss isolate Arlee chromosome 20, USDA_OmykA_1.1, whole genome shotgun sequence genomic sequence CAAACACCCCAACCCAGTCCCTAACCCTATAGGCACTAGATATGAAAGAAAATGATGGGTGTAATCCAGGTTGTCTGTCCCCAGGTGATCTTTGTGGCGAAGGGGGGTCATGATGCTCTGCTGTCCTTCATGATGCCTTTCTACCTGATGAAGGGCTGTGAGGTCAAACAGCCTGTCCTGGGGGCCAACTACATCAAAGGCACAGTCAGCGCAGAGcccggaggtgtgtgtgtgagaggatgAGACTGACTGTATACCACCACACCTCAAAGAACTtcacactgtcagtagcagagaaacacaaatcaaatcaaattgtatttgtcacatgcgctgaatacaacaggtgtagtagaccttaccgtgaaatgctgaatacaacaggtgtagtagaccttaccgtgaaatgcttgcttacaagcccttcaccAACAATGCCGTTAGGAAAATAGTAACGAAAATATTTACTaagtaaactaaagtaaaaaaataattaacacaataaaataacaataatgaggctatatacagggggtaccggtaccgagtcaatgtgcaggggtacaggttagtcgaggtaatttgtacatgtaggtagaggtaaagtgactataatAAGTACATTTATGAGACATACCTAGCCAAGGACCACTTCTGTGCTTAAAATGGACTTAGAAGGAAAGTCTTCTTGATCTCCCTGCCAAACCTTGGAGGAACAGGCTCGCTTTAGTTAAAACATATTCCAGattttaatcttttattttttgaAAGAGTTAACTGTACTTCTATCACGATCTCAGGAGGCTGGGAAGGCTGTGCCACCTTTAAGCTGGTGTTTGCTGCTGGAGGAGCCATTGAGTTTGGACAGTGCATGTTACAGGTCGCTGCACAAGGTGAAGAACTTTGGAGCTTTAATCTTTGACCATTTTACCCAGTGACTAGCTCCTTTTGAAATAGCTAGTTTAAATGGatgtttccccctctcctcttcccctttgCAGCATCCAGAGGGCAGCCTGTGAGTGGTGCCTTTGGGGGCTGTCCGTACATGGCCAACGGGGCATATGCCTACCCTCCTCCCCCAGCCAATGGGTACCCGGCGGGACCCCCACCCGGGTACTCCTACCCCAACCCCCCTCCGCCAGGTACTGACCAGACACGAAGCCGACTGTTGTCCCCCTTTTAATGTTTTGTACTTGTCCAACTGAACTTTGAAAAATAGTTTAATCCCACAAAACAGTCCATGTATTAATGCATCTCATATCTAACCACTGTCTGTTGTTTCTTTCCAGATGCATTCTACCCCAACCCCGCCCAGTTTGATGGCCCTGCGGCCTACATGCCCCCTCCTCCCTACTCCGCCCCCCTGGGACAGCAGGCCCCCCACAACCCTGACCTGCCCTCCACGCCTGCAGGTCAGAATACATTTgggttctcgctttctctctccttcccctcgcTCACACTCTCCTTTTCTTTCTGTCTAACTCACTCTTGCAAAGTTCCTTCATCAGTGATAGTTTTAATTGGCGTGACGTGAGCGATCCCATGCTGCCAAAGCATTAAATAACAGGACAATTAATTAACTTgcttctctcctcccccagccGAGGCAAAGGCAGCAGAGGCAGCAgccagtgccagctgtgccacacTCCCTCccgtctacctaccacaggtacACCTTTTTACCACTGTAAATCTGACTATCAAATGCACATAGATAACATTTCACTTTAGTAGGGTATGGATTTTCCCCATTATATTTAAATTGTTGGCCCAGTAGCAGGTAGGAGAGGCAGGGTCATCAGGACAAGTCAATGCAGACAGCTGCCTGACCCAATAAACAAAGAGCAGGTTAGAGTACAGCCAATTAATGCCATGCAGGATGCAGCACAGGACCAATGAGAGAGAAACAATCCAATGGTACAGAGACCTGTGAGAGACATCCAACTTACAGTGCAACCAGAGAACAGGTGCTCACTTCCTCTCAGGTGGAGAGTAGCCAGACTAGGGCTGTTGTgtccgtattaccgccacaccggcagtcatgaccACAGTAAAATTCCACATAGCCTTTTGAGTCACgtaatctccttttatgcactctggacatgatTTGGTAGTACCCAATTTGCTAACTACCATCAGGTTGCTAATGGCCtgatactcagggctctattgtcccgtTATACAATACATCGCCTACTGCATATTACACAATTGCACAGAAACATAAAAACTGATTTCAGACGTCTGGTACATAATTGGTCGAGTCTGTACTCCAAAATATAACAAATTCTAGTAATCTTCTTTGAGTGAGGACTGTATTATCATGCATACTGGATGGACAGGTTACCTTATGCTACGCTCCAAACATTCTATATATGATTCTGGGGAAGAACATATAGGCTGAGGCAGGCTTACAGCGTTAGCTTACAATTCTAGTGAAATTGCAAATTCCCTAGTAATAGGGATTTAAAacaatattttcataattaataggctGAAGTGTGACTTTTTAGcatttccatctcctctctctcctacattcctttctcAAGCAAGCAGAGAGTTGGACTGTCAACAGTCGAATTAAATGTTTCCTTGTGAAAACGTAATACTATTGATGTTCCCAAACatatttcacttggtttcccaaatgaagCACTGGGGGAACTGTAggtacagggttggagagcccatggcgtACAGAGCACTGGGgtagctgtaggaacagggttggagagcccatggcgtACAGAGCACTGGGgtagctgtaggaacagggttggagagcccatggcgtACATAGCACTGGGgtagctgtaggaacagggttggagagcacaTGGTGTACAGAGCACTGGGGGAGctgtaggaacagggttggagagcccatggcgtACAGAGCACTGGGGGAGctgtaggaacagggttggagagcccatggcgtACAGAGCACTGGGGGAGCTGTAGGAACAGGGTTGGTGAGCCTATGGCGTACAGAGCACTGGGGGAGCTGTAGGAACAGGGTTGGTGAGCCTATGGCGTACAGAGCACTGGGGGAGCTGTAGGAACAGGGTTGGTGAGCCTATGGCGTACAGAGCACTGGGGGAGCTGTAGGAACAGGGTTGGTGAGCCTATGGCGTACAGAGCACTGGGGGAGCTGTAGGAACAGGGTTGGTGAGCCTATGGCGTACAGAGCACTGGGGGAGctgtaggaacagggttggagagcccttgGCGTACAGAGCACTGGGGGAGCTGTAGGAACAGGGTTGGTGAGCCTATGGCGTACAGAGCACTGGGGGAGCTGTAGGAACAGGGTTGGTGAGCCTATGGCGTACAGAGCACTGGGGGAGCTGTAGGAACAGAGTTTTTAAGCTTTTTTAAAtgactttctcaaatcatcaatagcctatGGGTCGCATCATGTAGCCCATATATGTTTGATTTCAAAgatctaaggtttgtatcattcacaactaaagttgccaaataccTCTAAATCTAGTGTATAGGACTTGTTTCAaattattcttaaaataaaatcatGTAAAATAACGGCATGTGACTTTTataagcatacagtgccttgcgaaagtattcggcccccttgaactttgcgaccttttgccacatttcaggcttcaaacatgaagaaataaaactgtatttttttgtgaagaatcaacaacaagtgggacacaatcatgaagtggaacgacatttattggatatttcaaacttttttaacaaatcaaaaactgaaaaattgggcgtgcaaaattattcagcccccttaagttaatactttgtagcgccaccttttgctgcgattacagctgtaagtcgcttggggtatgtccctatcagttttgcacatcgagagactgacattttttcccattcctccttgcaaaacagctcgagctcagtgaggttggatggagagcatttgtgaacaacagttttcagttctttccacagattctcgattggattcaggtctggactttgacttggccattctaacacctggatatgtttatttttgaaccattccattgtagattttgctttatgttttggatcattgtcttgttggaagacaaatctccgtcccaggtcttttgcagactccatcaggttttcttccagaatggtcctgtatttggctccatccatcttcccatcaattttaaccatcttccctgtccctgctgaagaaaagcaggcccaaaccatgatgctgccatcaccatgtttgacagtggtgatggtgtgttcagggtgatgagctgtgttgcttttacgccaaacataacgttttgcattgttgccaaaaagttcaattttggtttcatctgaccagagcaccttcttcaacatgtttggtgtgtctcccaggtggcttgtggcaaactttaaacgacactttttatggatatctttaagaaatggctttcttcttgccgctcttccataaaggccagatttgtgcaatatacgactgattgttgtcctatggacagagtctcccacctcagctgtagatctctgcagttcatccagagtgatcatgggcctcttggctgcatctctgatcagtcttctccttgtatgagctgaaagtttagagggacggccaggtcttggtagatttgcagtggtctgatactccttccatttcaatattatcgcttgcacagtgctccttgggatgtttaaagcttgggaaatctttttgtatccaaatccggctttaaacttcctcacaacagtatctcggacatgcctggtgtgttccttgttcttcatgatgctctctgcgcttttaacggacctctgagactatcacagtgcaggtgcatttatacggagacttgattacacacaggtggattgtatttatcatcattagtcattaagGTCAAcactggatcattcagagatcctcactgaacttctggagagagtttgctgcactgaaagtaaaggggctgaataattttgcacgcccaatttttcagtttttgatttgttaaaaaagtttgaaatatccaataaatgtcgttccacttcatgattgtgtcccacttgttgttgattcttcacaaaaaaatacagttttatatctttatgtttgaagcctgaaatgtggcaaaaggtcgcaaagttcaagggggccgaatactttcgcaaggcactgtatatcgtcTGCTAAATgaagcctacagcctatggcgcggtgcatagccagataacatgcaGTAGGCCAACTcgtattctgttcttctgaaatacaattTCTTCATATCCTAATGAGttgaggcctggagatgctaaacgttTATGTTAATTAGCcgtcaattactgtgagaccagCACGTCTTTTGCATGACAACAACCAGCAGACAGAATGTAATGATGGCTACAGCCCAAAATCAGAAACAGACAGGTTGGAGAAACCAGTCAAAGCAAATGCCAAATGTTATCCTGCTATATCCAGCATAGGAACTGACAGGGTATCAGATTAGCATAGTATCAATGTAGCACTTTAATCAAATGGGTTTAACTCAGGGTTGATTTTGTCCTCCGTACTGTGTATATCTGTAATAACGCTGTgtttttctcctcttctccaggACAAACCTCCCCCCTACTCTCCTACTGAGGACAAGAAGACCAAGTAGA encodes the following:
- the wbp2 gene encoding WW domain-binding protein 2, with translation MALNKNNSESGGVIITNSESVLMSYENVELVFCEAECLPDAFRKSKKGSIFLTPYRVIFVAKGGHDALLSFMMPFYLMKGCEVKQPVLGANYIKGTVSAEPGGGWEGCATFKLVFAAGGAIEFGQCMLQVAAQASRGQPVSGAFGGCPYMANGAYAYPPPPANGYPAGPPPGYSYPNPPPPDAFYPNPAQFDGPAAYMPPPPYSAPLGQQAPHNPDLPSTPAAEAKAAEAAASASCATLPPVYLPQDKPPPYSPTEDKKTK